The proteins below are encoded in one region of Sphingobium yanoikuyae:
- the typA gene encoding translational GTPase TypA, with product MSLRNIAIIAHVDHGKTTLVDQLFRQSGTFRDNQRVEERAMDSNDLEKERGITILAKPTSVEWNGTRINIVDTPGHADFGGEVERILSMVDGVILLVDSSEGAMPQTKFVTGKALALGLKPIVVVNKVDRPDERIQEVLDEVFDLFVTLDATDEQLDFPVLYASGRNGYASEDSQRREGTLEPLFQKIVDHVPPPSLDQDAPFSFLVTLLDRDNFLGRILTGRVQSGTVKVNQPIHALDAEGNVIETGRASKIMSFQGLDRVPVEEAKAGDIISLAGLTVATVANTISDPQVSTPIKAQPIDPPTLSMRFAVNDSPMAGREGSKVTSRMIRDRLAREAESNVAIKVTESDDKDSFEVAGRGELQLGVLIETMRREGFELGISRPRVLFGEDENGGKTEPYETVVIDVDDEFSGTVVDKMNIRKAEMTDMRPSGGGKTRITFSAPSRGLIGYHGEFLSDTRGTGIMNRLFEKYGPHKGKIEGRKNGVLISNGAGEANAYALGPLEDRGILFVGVGEALYEGMIIGENAKPEDLEVNPMKSKALTNFRASGKDDAVRLTPPKKMTLEQAIAYIDDDEMVEVTPKTIRLRKRYLDPNERKRMSRSKAA from the coding sequence ATGTCCCTGCGTAATATCGCGATCATCGCGCACGTCGACCATGGCAAGACCACGCTCGTCGACCAGCTTTTCCGCCAGTCCGGCACCTTCCGCGACAACCAGCGCGTCGAAGAGCGCGCCATGGACTCGAACGACCTGGAAAAGGAACGCGGCATCACCATTCTGGCGAAGCCCACCTCGGTCGAATGGAACGGCACCCGCATCAACATCGTCGATACGCCCGGCCACGCCGACTTCGGCGGCGAAGTGGAGCGCATCCTCTCGATGGTCGACGGCGTGATCCTGCTGGTCGATTCGTCGGAAGGCGCGATGCCGCAGACCAAGTTCGTGACCGGCAAGGCGCTGGCGCTCGGCCTCAAGCCGATCGTCGTCGTCAACAAGGTCGACCGACCCGACGAGCGCATCCAGGAAGTGCTGGACGAAGTGTTCGACCTGTTCGTGACGCTCGACGCCACCGACGAACAGCTCGACTTCCCCGTCCTCTACGCATCGGGCCGCAACGGCTATGCCAGCGAGGATTCGCAGCGTCGTGAAGGCACGCTGGAGCCGCTGTTCCAGAAGATCGTCGACCATGTCCCGCCGCCGTCGCTGGACCAGGATGCGCCGTTCAGCTTCCTCGTGACGCTGCTCGACCGCGACAACTTCCTGGGTCGTATCCTGACCGGCCGCGTCCAGTCGGGCACGGTCAAGGTCAACCAGCCGATCCACGCGCTGGATGCCGAAGGAAACGTGATCGAAACCGGCCGCGCGTCGAAGATCATGTCGTTCCAGGGCCTGGACCGCGTGCCGGTCGAGGAAGCCAAGGCAGGCGACATCATCTCGCTCGCCGGCCTGACCGTCGCGACTGTGGCCAACACCATTTCCGACCCGCAGGTCAGCACCCCGATCAAGGCGCAGCCGATCGATCCGCCAACCCTGTCGATGCGCTTTGCCGTGAACGACTCGCCGATGGCCGGCCGTGAAGGCAGCAAGGTGACGAGCCGCATGATCCGCGATCGTCTGGCCCGCGAAGCCGAATCCAACGTTGCCATCAAGGTGACGGAATCGGACGACAAGGACAGCTTCGAAGTCGCCGGCCGTGGCGAACTGCAGCTGGGCGTCCTCATCGAAACCATGCGCCGCGAAGGCTTTGAACTGGGCATCTCGCGTCCCCGCGTGCTGTTCGGCGAAGACGAGAATGGCGGCAAGACCGAGCCTTACGAAACCGTCGTTATCGACGTGGACGATGAATTCTCGGGCACGGTCGTCGACAAGATGAACATCCGCAAGGCCGAGATGACCGACATGCGTCCCTCGGGCGGCGGCAAGACCCGCATCACCTTCTCGGCGCCCTCGCGCGGCCTGATCGGCTATCATGGCGAATTCCTGTCCGACACGCGCGGCACCGGCATCATGAACCGCCTGTTCGAGAAGTACGGCCCCCACAAGGGCAAGATCGAAGGCCGCAAGAATGGCGTCCTGATCTCGAACGGCGCCGGCGAAGCCAATGCCTATGCGCTGGGTCCGCTGGAAGATCGCGGCATCCTGTTCGTCGGCGTGGGCGAAGCCCTCTATGAAGGCATGATCATCGGCGAAAACGCCAAGCCGGAAGACCTCGAAGTCAACCCGATGAAGTCGAAGGCGCTGACCAACTTCCGCGCCAGCGGCAAGGACGACGCCGTCCGCCTGACCCCGCCGAAGAAGATGACGCTGGAACAGGCGATCGCTTACATCGACGACGATGAAATGGTCGAAGTCACGCCCAAGACCATCCGTCTGCGCAAGCGCTACCTCGACCCGAACGAGCGCAAGCGCATGAGCCGTTCGAAGGCTGCCTGA
- a CDS encoding sensor histidine kinase, which translates to MNPAMLPGAGERGRYNPSILTRIVFLVAATLLLALGAMMLVAFRGPPPHARPMMLVEATGLLRGGTQPPGSWQISRYQSDRAPAPDAGQESNRAGAERIAGLLGVPANAVALIQERPPIGMPRPGPEIGPRPDMGMEFDPGRMMLRGSFALAVREDGRNWSVLLGRQGPNWRWYAITLSLMAGIFILLLLPAYWVARRITQPIRLLAEGAARERPERAEPLPIGGPPEVRAMGIAYNHMRARIADYVSERTAMLVAIAHDLRTPMTRLSFRLEQLPDGPRAKAQADVQEMRAMVTDLLDFMREGTEGRQRARIDLSAIVETLADDLADMGHDVVVTASQRAVIEGDALALRRCIGNMVENAVRYGGSARVSLRVEGSRAIVDVVDSGPGVPPEILDRLCEPFYRGEASRNRETGGVGLGLSIARTIAEGHEGSIGFANRAEGGLRATVILPLDR; encoded by the coding sequence GTGAACCCGGCGATGCTGCCGGGCGCCGGCGAGCGGGGGCGCTACAACCCCTCGATCCTGACCCGGATCGTCTTTCTGGTCGCCGCGACCCTGTTGCTGGCGCTGGGCGCGATGATGCTGGTCGCCTTTCGCGGCCCCCCGCCCCATGCCCGGCCGATGATGCTGGTGGAGGCGACCGGCCTGCTGCGCGGCGGCACCCAGCCGCCCGGCAGCTGGCAGATCAGCCGCTATCAATCGGATCGCGCCCCCGCGCCCGACGCGGGGCAGGAAAGCAACCGTGCGGGGGCCGAGCGCATTGCCGGCCTGCTGGGCGTGCCGGCCAATGCGGTGGCGCTGATCCAGGAACGGCCGCCGATCGGCATGCCGCGCCCCGGACCGGAGATCGGGCCCCGACCCGACATGGGGATGGAGTTCGACCCCGGCCGGATGATGCTGCGCGGCAGCTTTGCCCTGGCCGTGCGCGAGGATGGCAGGAACTGGTCGGTGCTGCTGGGTCGGCAGGGGCCGAACTGGCGCTGGTATGCGATCACCCTGTCGCTGATGGCGGGCATCTTCATCCTGCTGCTGCTGCCGGCCTATTGGGTGGCGCGGCGCATTACCCAGCCGATCCGCCTGCTGGCCGAAGGGGCCGCGCGCGAGCGGCCGGAACGCGCCGAGCCGCTGCCGATCGGCGGCCCGCCCGAAGTGCGCGCCATGGGCATCGCCTATAATCACATGCGCGCGCGGATCGCCGATTATGTGTCGGAACGCACCGCCATGCTGGTGGCCATCGCCCATGACCTGCGCACGCCGATGACGCGCCTGTCCTTCCGCCTGGAACAATTGCCCGACGGCCCGCGCGCCAAGGCGCAGGCCGACGTGCAGGAAATGCGGGCGATGGTCACCGACCTGCTCGACTTCATGCGCGAAGGGACCGAAGGGCGCCAGCGCGCGCGCATCGACCTGTCGGCGATAGTCGAGACGCTGGCCGACGACCTGGCCGACATGGGCCATGATGTCGTCGTCACCGCCAGCCAGCGCGCCGTGATAGAGGGCGACGCGCTCGCGCTGCGCCGCTGCATCGGCAACATGGTCGAGAATGCGGTGCGCTATGGCGGATCGGCGCGGGTCAGCCTGCGCGTCGAGGGTAGCCGGGCGATCGTCGATGTGGTCGATTCCGGCCCCGGCGTTCCGCCCGAGATTCTCGACCGGCTGTGCGAGCCTTTCTATCGCGGCGAAGCGTCGCGCAATCGCGAGACCGGTGGCGTGGGCCTGGGCCTGTCGATCGCCCGCACCATTGCCGAGGGACATGAGGGTAGCATCGGCTTTGCCAACCGGGCCGAGGGCGGATTGCGCGCCACGGTGATCCTGCCGCTCGACCGCTAA
- a CDS encoding response regulator has product MLTANMDGSRILVVDDDADIRILLSDFLEQHGFAVTAVADGVAMDQALAVQTFDIAVLDVMMPGEDGLSILRRLAANGDLPIIMLSAIGGDIDRIVGLEMGAEDYLPKPCNPRELLARVRTVLRRNRRQTSEPQVPAGQRLRFAGWQVDMGVRLLTDPDNVVVTLTDGEFRLLRAFIEHPRRVLSRDQLLDYSAGSDAESYDRAIDVQVSRLRRKLERGEMGDELVRTIRNEGYMFTAEVRPA; this is encoded by the coding sequence ATGCTGACCGCCAATATGGACGGATCGCGCATATTGGTGGTCGACGATGATGCGGACATCCGCATCCTGTTGTCGGATTTTCTGGAGCAGCATGGCTTTGCCGTGACCGCGGTCGCGGACGGCGTGGCGATGGATCAGGCGCTCGCCGTGCAGACATTCGACATCGCGGTGCTGGACGTGATGATGCCGGGCGAGGACGGGCTGTCGATTCTGCGCCGGCTGGCCGCGAACGGCGACCTGCCGATCATCATGCTGTCGGCGATCGGCGGCGATATCGACCGGATCGTCGGGCTGGAAATGGGGGCGGAGGATTATCTGCCCAAGCCGTGCAATCCGCGCGAACTGCTCGCCCGCGTCCGCACCGTGCTGCGCCGCAATCGCCGCCAGACATCGGAACCGCAGGTGCCCGCCGGGCAGCGGCTGCGCTTTGCCGGCTGGCAGGTCGACATGGGCGTGCGCCTGCTGACCGACCCTGACAATGTCGTCGTCACCTTGACCGATGGCGAGTTCCGCCTGCTGCGCGCCTTCATCGAGCATCCGCGCCGGGTGCTGAGCCGCGACCAGTTGCTCGACTATTCGGCCGGCAGCGACGCGGAAAGCTATGACCGGGCGATCGATGTCCAGGTCAGCCGCCTGCGCCGCAAGCTGGAGCGTGGCGAGATGGGCGACGAACTGGTCCGCACGATCCGCAACGAAGGCTATATGTTCACCGCCGAGGTCCGCCCGGCGTGA
- a CDS encoding intradiol ring-cleavage dioxygenase: MMQDGAHDDHGHGHGLADDLAQMRKLAGEAIGRRRTLRLLFSAGSAALITACGGGGSDSDTDTSTATPTPTPTPTPTPTPTPTSSSCIADPEETNGPYPADGSNSSNGSVVNVLDDTGIVRTDIRSSFGSSSGTAEGIYMQLTITVVNVNGSCAPLEGYAVYIWHCTRDGLYSLYTVPGENYLRGVGVTDANGQVTFTSIFPGCYDGRFPHIHFEVYPSLAKATSYANRVLTSQFAMPTDACNTVYATSGYSSSKTNFAKITTSSDNVFGDNTSAQVAAMTPTMTGDTTNGFTGTVTVGIAI, encoded by the coding sequence ATGATGCAGGATGGCGCGCATGACGACCATGGCCATGGCCATGGCCTGGCCGATGACCTGGCGCAGATGCGCAAGCTGGCTGGCGAGGCGATCGGCCGCCGCCGCACGCTGCGCCTGCTCTTTTCGGCCGGCAGCGCCGCGCTGATCACCGCCTGCGGTGGCGGCGGCAGTGACAGCGACACTGACACATCGACCGCCACGCCGACGCCCACCCCTACCCCGACGCCAACACCCACGCCGACCCCGACGTCGAGCAGTTGCATCGCCGATCCGGAGGAAACCAACGGCCCCTATCCGGCGGACGGATCGAACAGCAGCAATGGCAGCGTCGTCAATGTGCTGGACGATACCGGCATCGTGCGCACCGACATACGGTCGAGCTTCGGATCGTCGAGCGGCACCGCCGAGGGCATCTATATGCAGCTGACCATCACGGTGGTGAACGTCAATGGCAGCTGCGCGCCGCTGGAGGGCTATGCCGTCTATATCTGGCATTGCACCCGCGACGGCCTCTATTCGCTCTACACCGTGCCAGGCGAAAATTACCTGCGCGGCGTGGGGGTGACCGATGCCAATGGCCAGGTGACCTTCACCAGCATCTTCCCCGGCTGCTATGACGGGCGCTTCCCGCATATCCATTTCGAGGTCTATCCCAGCCTCGCCAAGGCGACCAGCTATGCCAACCGCGTGCTGACGTCGCAGTTCGCGATGCCGACGGATGCCTGCAACACGGTCTATGCGACCAGCGGCTATTCCAGCAGCAAGACCAATTTCGCCAAGATCACCACCAGCAGCGACAATGTGTTCGGCGACAACACGTCGGCCCAGGTCGCGGCGATGACGCCCACCATGACCGGCGATACGACCAATGGCTTCACCGGCACGGTGACGGTCGGCATCGCCATCTGA
- a CDS encoding MFS transporter, producing MATQKMRWGEAMLMDTDKPGAATEWRRHYMLPIAAALGYATSVIHIYGLGPYIQPISDQFGWTRTQVTVGLTLSTLVQAVFSVPIGLMVDRLGPRIFGLVGVLLTCGAFALLGTATGSPGQWYLLWALLALATLPVQATIWTSAVATRFEASRGLAFAITLCGASIAVAIFPLMGSWLIGQYGWQRAAPIQAAIWAACSFPLIFLFFRGARDRRRGEAVVATAAAPAIGATLAEGVRSSIYHRLLLASLLFTFTIIALVVHFVPILTDRGADPMRAAGIASVVGLCSIIGRLATGLLLDRFRGSLVGAGVFLLPAAASLLLLGAGNNVALLIAAAALIGLTLGAEVDVIVYLTTQHFGLKTFGGLYGGLLMALSVGTATGPLGASAIFDRFGNYAPFLWITLVLMVGSSLALASLPRPAFARPRGH from the coding sequence ATGGCGACACAGAAGATGCGATGGGGAGAGGCGATGCTGATGGATACCGACAAGCCCGGTGCCGCTACGGAATGGCGGCGTCATTATATGCTGCCGATCGCGGCCGCGCTCGGCTATGCCACCAGCGTCATCCATATCTATGGGCTTGGCCCCTATATCCAGCCGATCAGCGACCAGTTTGGCTGGACGCGGACGCAGGTGACGGTGGGCCTGACCCTGTCCACCCTGGTCCAGGCCGTCTTTTCCGTGCCGATCGGCCTGATGGTCGACCGGCTGGGGCCACGCATCTTCGGGCTGGTCGGCGTGCTGCTGACCTGTGGCGCCTTTGCCCTGCTGGGCACGGCGACCGGCAGCCCCGGCCAATGGTATCTGCTCTGGGCGCTGCTGGCGCTCGCCACCCTGCCGGTGCAGGCGACGATCTGGACCAGCGCCGTCGCCACCCGGTTCGAGGCGTCACGCGGCCTGGCCTTTGCCATCACCCTGTGCGGCGCATCGATCGCGGTCGCCATCTTTCCGCTGATGGGCAGCTGGCTGATCGGCCAATATGGCTGGCAACGCGCCGCGCCGATCCAGGCGGCGATCTGGGCGGCGTGCAGCTTCCCGCTGATCTTCCTCTTCTTTCGTGGCGCGCGTGATCGGCGGCGCGGAGAAGCCGTTGTGGCCACCGCTGCGGCACCCGCTATCGGCGCCACGCTGGCCGAAGGGGTGCGCTCATCCATCTATCACCGCCTGCTGCTCGCCAGCCTGCTCTTCACCTTCACCATCATCGCGCTGGTCGTGCATTTCGTGCCGATCCTGACCGATCGCGGCGCGGACCCGATGCGCGCGGCCGGCATCGCATCGGTCGTGGGCCTCTGCTCGATCATCGGCCGGCTGGCGACCGGCCTGCTGCTCGACCGATTCCGTGGATCGCTGGTCGGTGCCGGCGTCTTCCTGCTGCCGGCGGCCGCCAGCCTGCTATTGCTGGGCGCCGGAAACAATGTCGCACTGCTGATCGCGGCGGCCGCGCTGATCGGCCTGACACTGGGCGCGGAGGTCGACGTGATCGTCTATCTCACCACCCAGCATTTCGGCCTCAAGACCTTTGGCGGCCTTTATGGCGGACTGCTGATGGCACTATCGGTTGGCACCGCCACCGGGCCATTGGGCGCGTCGGCGATTTTCGACCGATTCGGCAATTATGCGCCCTTCCTGTGGATAACGCTTGTCCTGATGGTCGGCAGCAGCCTGGCGCTTGCCAGCCTGCCGCGCCCGGCCTTTGCCCGGCCGCGCGGCCATTGA
- a CDS encoding NupC/NupG family nucleoside CNT transporter: MHLLIGLAGILLILAIAFALSSNRRAIRLRVVGAAFLLQAGIALLVLYVPAGRAIIAGMSHGVANLLGYAQAGTNFIFGPLAKPEIGGASFAIAALPVIIFFASLVSILYYLGIMQFIVRWVGGAIEKVTGVSKVESLCAAANIFVGQSESPLVIRPYLAGLNGPQLFAVMTSGMAGVAGTILAAYASMGIKIDYLLAASFMAAPGGLLMAKIMMPDEPECEPELPLEDDIHLPETRRAAAVAAVLNAETTPGEPMPVATHDEEKPANIIMAAAQGAQTGVKLAVAVGAMVLAFVALVALANGILGGIGGIFGYPELSFQQLLGYVFSPVMYLLNIPWNEAQVAGGLFGTKVVLNEFVAYINLGQVQDGLSPSTIAIITFALCGFANFSSIAIQMAVTGNLAPNQRPMIAKLGLKALVAGSLANLMSAALAGLMLSL, from the coding sequence ATGCATCTTCTTATCGGCCTCGCCGGCATATTGCTGATTCTTGCCATTGCCTTTGCCCTCTCTTCCAACCGCCGCGCGATCCGGCTGCGCGTGGTCGGCGCGGCCTTCCTGCTGCAGGCGGGGATCGCACTGTTGGTGCTCTATGTGCCGGCCGGACGCGCCATCATCGCGGGCATGTCGCACGGCGTCGCCAATCTGCTGGGCTATGCCCAGGCGGGGACCAATTTCATCTTCGGCCCGCTGGCGAAGCCCGAAATCGGCGGCGCCAGCTTTGCCATCGCCGCACTGCCGGTGATCATCTTCTTCGCCAGCCTGGTGTCGATCCTCTATTATCTGGGCATCATGCAGTTCATCGTCCGCTGGGTCGGCGGCGCGATCGAGAAGGTGACGGGCGTGTCGAAGGTGGAAAGCCTGTGCGCCGCGGCCAACATCTTCGTCGGCCAGAGCGAAAGCCCACTGGTGATCCGTCCCTATCTCGCCGGCCTCAACGGGCCGCAGCTGTTCGCGGTGATGACCAGCGGCATGGCGGGCGTCGCCGGCACGATCCTCGCCGCCTATGCCTCGATGGGGATCAAGATCGACTATCTGCTCGCGGCCAGCTTCATGGCGGCGCCCGGCGGCCTGCTGATGGCCAAGATCATGATGCCCGACGAACCGGAATGCGAACCGGAACTGCCGCTGGAGGATGATATCCACCTGCCCGAAACGCGCCGCGCGGCTGCGGTCGCGGCGGTGCTGAACGCGGAAACCACGCCGGGCGAACCCATGCCCGTCGCCACCCATGACGAGGAAAAGCCCGCCAACATCATCATGGCGGCGGCGCAGGGCGCCCAGACCGGCGTCAAGCTGGCCGTCGCCGTCGGCGCCATGGTGCTGGCCTTCGTCGCGCTGGTGGCACTCGCCAACGGCATCCTCGGCGGTATCGGCGGCATCTTCGGCTATCCCGAACTCAGCTTCCAGCAGCTGCTCGGCTATGTCTTCTCGCCGGTCATGTATCTGCTCAACATTCCCTGGAACGAGGCGCAGGTGGCCGGCGGCCTGTTCGGCACAAAGGTCGTGCTCAACGAATTCGTCGCTTACATCAATCTCGGCCAGGTGCAGGACGGCCTGTCGCCCTCGACCATCGCCATCATCACCTTTGCCCTATGTGGTTTCGCCAATTTCAGCTCGATCGCGATCCAGATGGCGGTGACCGGCAACCTTGCCCCCAATCAGCGGCCGATGATCGCCAAGCTGGGGCTGAAGGCGCTGGTCGCCGGCAGCCTGGCCAATCTGATGAGCGCCGCGCTGGCCGGGTTGATGTTAAGCCTTTAA
- a CDS encoding DUF1176 domain-containing protein → MGELRFFAAVLTAIGAIGMATAQTNAPAPKPGTLETYKDWTIGCDNRNRCEAVSLLPGGDWPDNPVMVGVARSAGPDAAAEVWVSRDAKGSSDVSFLVDGRKVATVTARDGDATLRGPQASALAIAMARGSTMEVRTGNRSLGRPSLAGAGAAIRYMDARQGRAGTTTALVATGPLGPLAVRVAPPTPAIHRAVIATGDAPAALWREERTALGKFTGCTDEMANGQSELHRLSKNDTLILVPCGSGAYNFTTVPVIASGIPGRRSFRFAPFDYAPGWGTEEIGHPTLVNAGWAPEKSLLQSFAKGRGIGDCGTSQTYVWDGSRFRLTEATSMGECRGAWRWIPVWTAQVVE, encoded by the coding sequence ATGGGGGAACTTAGATTTTTCGCGGCCGTCTTAACGGCCATCGGCGCCATTGGCATGGCAACGGCGCAGACCAACGCGCCCGCGCCCAAGCCTGGCACGCTTGAAACCTACAAGGACTGGACCATCGGTTGCGACAATCGCAACCGGTGCGAGGCGGTGTCGCTGCTGCCCGGTGGCGACTGGCCCGACAATCCGGTGATGGTCGGCGTCGCCCGTTCGGCTGGTCCCGATGCCGCGGCCGAAGTCTGGGTCAGCCGCGATGCCAAGGGTTCCTCCGACGTCAGCTTCCTGGTCGACGGCCGCAAGGTCGCGACGGTGACCGCGCGCGATGGCGACGCCACCCTGCGCGGGCCGCAGGCGTCGGCGCTGGCGATCGCGATGGCGCGCGGCAGCACGATGGAAGTGCGCACCGGCAACCGGTCGCTCGGTCGTCCCTCGCTTGCGGGCGCGGGCGCGGCGATCCGCTACATGGATGCGCGCCAGGGCCGGGCCGGCACCACCACCGCGCTGGTCGCGACCGGGCCGCTCGGTCCGCTGGCGGTGCGCGTCGCGCCGCCGACGCCGGCGATCCATCGCGCGGTCATCGCGACCGGCGATGCCCCGGCCGCACTGTGGCGCGAGGAGCGGACCGCGCTCGGCAAGTTCACCGGCTGCACCGACGAGATGGCCAATGGCCAGTCCGAACTGCATCGCCTGTCGAAGAATGACACGCTGATCCTGGTTCCCTGTGGCTCTGGCGCCTATAATTTCACCACCGTGCCGGTAATCGCCAGCGGCATTCCGGGCCGTCGCAGCTTCCGCTTCGCGCCGTTCGACTATGCACCCGGCTGGGGCACGGAGGAGATCGGCCATCCCACCCTGGTCAATGCCGGTTGGGCGCCTGAAAAGTCGCTGCTGCAAAGCTTCGCCAAGGGGCGCGGCATCGGCGATTGCGGCACCAGCCAGACCTATGTCTGGGATGGCAGCCGCTTCCGCCTGACCGAAGCGACCAGCATGGGCGAATGCCGTGGCGCCTGGCGCTGGATCCCCGTCTGGACCGCGCAGGTCGTCGAATAG
- a CDS encoding HAD family hydrolase: protein MARFAMEILQRTHHMMGMASTASLSDAPPQAAAALPNPIRAVIFDMDGTLLDTEAAHRDAFARTGAAMGWPMSDEMLLSMVGIHRDENLRMLADRMGPEFPVDQFYADSDALFVAALEAGIPLRPGAEIILDHLARAGIPMAIATSTMAPYAQQRLEKAGLLPYFQTVVTRNDVDRPKPDPQPYLLAAERLGVDPADCVAVEDSHAGVRAGVAAGMATVMIPDLLPPTEELVLAASAVLPSLHDLRDLLLATE, encoded by the coding sequence ATGGCGCGCTTTGCAATGGAAATATTGCAGCGCACCCACCATATGATGGGCATGGCAAGCACCGCATCCCTTTCCGACGCGCCGCCGCAAGCCGCCGCTGCGCTGCCCAACCCGATCCGCGCCGTCATCTTCGACATGGACGGTACGCTGCTGGATACGGAGGCCGCGCATCGCGACGCCTTCGCCCGCACCGGCGCGGCGATGGGCTGGCCGATGTCGGACGAGATGCTGCTGTCGATGGTCGGCATCCATCGCGACGAAAATCTGCGGATGCTGGCCGACCGCATGGGGCCGGAGTTCCCGGTCGATCAATTCTATGCCGACAGTGACGCGCTGTTCGTCGCCGCGCTGGAGGCGGGCATTCCACTGCGGCCGGGCGCGGAGATCATATTGGATCATCTTGCCAGGGCCGGCATCCCGATGGCGATCGCGACTTCGACCATGGCGCCCTATGCCCAGCAGCGGCTGGAGAAGGCCGGGCTGCTTCCTTATTTCCAGACCGTCGTCACCCGCAACGACGTCGACCGGCCCAAACCCGACCCGCAGCCCTATCTGCTGGCGGCTGAGCGGCTGGGCGTCGATCCGGCCGATTGCGTCGCGGTGGAGGACAGCCATGCCGGCGTCCGCGCCGGCGTGGCAGCGGGCATGGCGACGGTGATGATCCCCGATCTCCTGCCGCCGACCGAGGAACTGGTCCTGGCGGCCAGCGCGGTCCTGCCCAGCCTGCACGACCTGCGCGACCTGCTGCTCGCGACGGAATAG